The following are encoded together in the Deinococcus soli (ex Cha et al. 2016) genome:
- a CDS encoding SulP family inorganic anion transporter: MTPQSLTRAQQYRREWLAQPRADILAGLVVALALIPEAIAFSIIAGVDPQVGLYASFIIAIVTAFIGGRPGMISAATGAMALLMTGLVKEHGLAYLFAASVLTGALQVAFGWAGLARYLKFVPRSVMTGFVNALAILIFLAQLPQLIGANVQTYAMLAAGLAIIYLLPRVFRAVPSALVAIVTLTAVSVLTGADVRTVGDMGTLPGTLPPLALPQVPLTLETLGIILPVSLTLALVGLLESLLTAQLIDERTDTTSDKNTEARAQGAANIITGFFGGMAGCAMIGQSMINVTNGGRGRLSTFTAGLGLLILILALQPLLVQIPMAALVAVMIVVSVSTFDWRSLRDLRVTPRGEVLVMLSTVAVTVFTHDLSRGVLVGVILSALLFARQVSNASRVTVSDTGGLRTYHVQGQLFFVSTHDFLRQFDFTHAGPVVIDLSGAHLWDGSAVAALDKVLARFTRQGQPPTLLGLNEASATLFRRLSSPGGASAGH, translated from the coding sequence ATGACTCCACAATCCCTGACCCGCGCGCAGCAGTACCGGCGCGAATGGCTGGCTCAACCCCGCGCGGACATCCTGGCCGGCCTGGTCGTCGCGCTGGCCCTGATCCCCGAGGCGATCGCGTTCTCGATCATCGCGGGCGTGGACCCGCAGGTGGGCCTGTACGCGTCGTTCATCATCGCGATCGTCACGGCGTTCATCGGCGGGCGGCCCGGCATGATCAGCGCCGCGACCGGCGCGATGGCGCTGCTCATGACCGGCCTCGTGAAGGAACACGGGCTGGCGTACCTGTTCGCCGCGAGCGTCCTGACGGGCGCGCTGCAGGTCGCGTTCGGCTGGGCGGGCCTGGCCCGCTACCTGAAGTTCGTGCCGCGCAGCGTCATGACCGGCTTCGTGAACGCCCTGGCCATCCTGATCTTCCTGGCGCAGCTGCCGCAGCTGATCGGCGCGAACGTGCAGACGTACGCGATGCTCGCGGCCGGGCTGGCCATCATCTACCTGCTGCCCCGCGTGTTCCGCGCGGTGCCCAGCGCCCTGGTCGCCATCGTGACCCTGACCGCCGTGTCGGTCCTGACCGGCGCGGACGTCCGCACCGTGGGGGACATGGGGACCCTGCCGGGCACGCTGCCGCCCCTGGCGCTGCCGCAGGTGCCGCTGACCCTGGAGACGCTGGGCATCATCCTGCCCGTCTCGCTGACGCTGGCGCTCGTGGGTCTGCTGGAGAGCCTGCTGACCGCGCAGCTCATCGACGAACGCACCGATACCACCAGCGACAAGAACACCGAGGCCCGCGCGCAGGGCGCGGCGAACATCATCACCGGGTTCTTCGGCGGGATGGCCGGGTGCGCCATGATCGGCCAGAGCATGATCAACGTCACCAACGGCGGCCGCGGGCGGCTGTCCACCTTCACGGCGGGCCTGGGCCTGCTGATCCTGATTCTGGCGCTGCAACCCCTGCTCGTGCAGATTCCCATGGCGGCCCTCGTGGCGGTCATGATCGTCGTATCGGTCAGCACCTTCGACTGGCGCAGCCTGCGTGACCTGCGCGTCACGCCCCGGGGCGAGGTGCTCGTCATGCTGAGCACCGTGGCCGTCACGGTCTTCACGCACGACCTCAGCCGGGGCGTGCTGGTCGGCGTGATCCTCAGCGCGCTGCTGTTCGCCCGGCAGGTCTCGAACGCGTCCCGCGTGACCGTCAGCGACACCGGCGGCCTGCGCACGTACCACGTGCAGGGGCAGCTGTTCTTCGTGAGCACGCACGACTTCCTGCGGCAGTTCGACTTCACGCACGCGGGCCCCGTCGTGATCGACCTGAGCGGCGCGCACCTCTGGGACGGGTCCGCCGTGGCCGCGCTGGACAAGGTCCTGGCCCGCTTCACCCGCCAGGGCCAGCCCCCCACCCTGCTGGGCCTGAACGAGGCGTCCGCGACCCTCTTCCGGCGCCTGAGCAGCCCCGGTGGCGCCTCCGCCGGGCACTGA